From one Lolium rigidum isolate FL_2022 chromosome 4, APGP_CSIRO_Lrig_0.1, whole genome shotgun sequence genomic stretch:
- the LOC124707087 gene encoding 3-ketoacyl-CoA synthase 4, whose amino-acid sequence MNGGIAPPSAAAAPTPTPSHRRLPDFLQSVNLKYVKLGYHYLITHLITLLLLPLMAVIILEAGRTDPDDLRQLWLHLQYNLVSVLLLSAVLVFGATVYALTRPRPVYLVDFACYKAPDHLKVGFDEFLRHSALCGFSDDALEFQRKILERSGLSEETYCPEGMHAIPPEPTMANARAEAESVMFGALDNLFRATGVKPKDVGILVVNCSLFNPTPSLSAMIVNRYKLRGNVRSFNLGGMGCSAGVIAIDLARDMLQVHRNTYAVVVSTENITQNWYFGNRKSMLIPNCLFRVGCSAVLLSNRGADRRRSKYSLQHVVRTHKGADDKAFNCVYQEQDDEGKTGVSLSKDLMAIAGGALKTNITTLGPLVLPFSEQLLFFATLVSKKLFNAKVKPYIPDFKLAFEHFCIHAGGRAVIDELEKNLQLQPVHVEASRMTLHRFGNTSSSSIWYELAYMEAKGRVRRGDRIWQIAFGSGFKCNSAVWHALRNVKPSPNTPWDDCIHRYPVELVDGFPAHRQQPQQ is encoded by the coding sequence ATGAACGGAGGCATCGCCCCACCGTCGGCGGCCgcggcgccgacgccgacgccgagccACCGGCGGCTGCCGGACTTCCTCCAGAGCGTGAACCTCAAGTACGTGAAGCTGGGCTACCACTACCTCATCACCCACCTCATCACGCTGCTGCTGCTCCCGCTCATGGCCGTCATCATCCTCGAGGCCGGCCGCACCGACCCCGACGACCTGCGCCAGCTCTGGCTGCACCTCCAGTACAACCTCGTCTCCGTGCTGCTCCTCTCCGCCGTCCTCGTCTTCGGCGCCACCGTGTACGCGCTCACCCGCCCGCGCCCCGTCTacctcgtcgacttcgcctgctaCAAGGCGCCCGACCACCTCAAGGTCGGCTTCGACGAGTTCCTCCGCCACTCGGCGCTCTGCGGCTTCTCCGACGACGCGCTCGAGTTCCAGCGCAAGATCCTCGAGCGCTCCGGCCTCAGCGAGGAGACCTACTGCCCGGAAGGGATGCACGCCATCCCGCCCGAGCCCACCATGGCCAACGCGCGCGCCGAGGCCGAGTCCGTCATGTTCGGCGCCCTCGACAACCTCTTCCGCGCCACCGGCGTCAAGCCCAAGGACGTCGGCATCCTCGTCGTCAACTGCAGCCTCTTCAACCCGACGCCCTCGCTCTCCGCCATGATCGTCAACAGGTACAAGCTCCGGGGCAACGTGCGCAGCTTCAACCTCGGCGGGATGGGCTGCAGCGCCGGCGTCATCGCCATCGACCTCGCCCGCGACATGCTGCAGGTGCACCGCAACACCTACGCCGTGGTGGTGAGCACCGAGAACATCACGCAGAACTGGTACTTCGGGAACCGCAAGTCGATGCTCATCCCCAACTGCCTGTTCCGCGTCGGGTGCTCGGCGGTGCTGCTCTCCAACCGCGGCGCCGACCGCCGCCGCTCCAAGTACAGCCTCCAGCACGTGGTGCGCACGCACAAGGGCGCCGACGACAAGGCCTTCAACTGCGTGTAccaggagcaggacgacgagggcAAGACGGGCGTGTCCCTCTCCAAGGACCTCAtggccatcgccggcggcgcgctcaAGACCAACATCACCACGCTCGGCCCGCTCGTGCTCCCCTTCAGCGAGCAGCTGCTCTTCTTCGCCACGCTCGTGTCCAAGAAGCTCTTCAACGCCAAGGTGAAGCCCTACATCCCGGACTTCAAGCTCGCGTTCGAGCACTTCTGCATCCACGCCGGTGGCCGCGCCGTCATCGACGAGCTGGAGAAGAACCTGCAGctgcagccggtgcacgtggaggCGTCCCGGATGACGCTGCACCGCTTCGGCAACACCTCCAGCAGCTCCATCTGGTACGAGCTCGCATACATGGAGGCCAAGGGCCGCGTCCGCCGCGGCGACCGCATCTGGCAGATCGCCTTCGGCAGCGGGTTCAAGTGCAACAGCGCCGTCTGGCACGCCCTGCGCAACGTCAAGCCGTCGCCCAACACCCCGTGGGACGACTGCATCCACCGCTACCCGGTGGAGCTCGTCGACGGCTTCCCCGCCCACAGGCAGCAGCCGCAGCAATAG